In Methanocella paludicola SANAE, the sequence CGTCGCGCCCTCATCTACGGTAAAGGACATCACTATCACCGGGTCAGGAAATACTATAACTTTCAGAGGCCTGGGCAAGTACAACGTGAACGACCGCAATGACTATTTTACCCTGAACCAGGGCAAGGCGGACTTTTCCATCGACCTGAAGGGCCAGGGCGCCTGGTGCATCATCACCATGGAATGCATTAACCCGTACACCGGCAGCAAGGAGTATATGACGATCTATGAGTTCACGCTGGAAAGCAGGCAATATAAATTCACTAAGCAGGTCGATATTCCTTATACGGCGAAGTACTGTCTCAGCGTAAACTATTACGATAGCTGGGAGATCAAGATAACACAATGAGCCTGTTTTAAATAAGGCCCATGCCATAACCGTTTTTGTCTTTTATCGGGCGACCGGTCATCCAGTATTAGAAAGCTATAAATACTTTGGCGCATACTATGCCCGATGGACATAGTCCCTTTGGTAATAGTACAAAATGGTAATAATTCCAGCGGGAATATGCAGAGAAAGTGAGAATATGGTCGATCTGGAACTGATCATCCTGGGAGCATTGCAGGGTATGCCCATGCATGGCTACGGCCTGCGGCAGGGCCTGATGGCGAGCTACGGTAACCGCTATTTCAAGCTAAGCAACAGTTCCCTTTACCGGGCGCTGGCAAAGCTGGAAAGCGAGGGGTGCATCGAGGGGAAGAAGGTACCCCAGGAAAACGTGCCGGACAGGATGATGTACAACATCACCGAGGCGGGAAAGAAAAAGCTGAAGAAGAAGGCGGCCACGCCGGTGAAGCCGAGCACGACCCCGGGCGGCTATGATTTCGACTTCAAGACGCAGGCCGTGCACTTTGGCATGCTCACGAAGGAGGAGCGGCGCCGGGTCACACAGCCGCTGTACGAGAATTCCGGGGAAGAGCTCAAGGAGGCGCTCAGCAAGCACGAAAAGTTCGGCCAATACCTGGACAGGTATCAGCTGGCCGTGCTCGAGCAGGGCATCGAAGAATTAAAACATAAACACCAGTTCTATGGGCGGTTAATGGAGATGGAGTAACAATGCTAGATATAGCGATCAAGAATATGTGGCAGAGAAAGACGAGGACCGCTTTGACCGTGGTCAGTATCGCCGTGTGCATCATGCTGTTCATCACGCTCTCTACGGCTACGACGTACATGGGCAAGTCGTACGATACGCTAGCCGAGAGCTTCTCGTCGCAAATGTACGTGCGGTCGCCATCGACCATGTCGTCGGCGAGCGCGGAGTTCCCGCCATTATCCTCGAGCGTGCCGATGGATAAGGCGTACGCCATAATGAACATGAGCGGGCTGGATAAGTCAAAGAGCACGCCGCTTATCATTGTGGCGCTGGCCCCGTCACTGTTCCAGGGCGGGCCACCGCAGGTCATGGCCGTCGGCGTTCCCGAGGGCAATGAGAAAGCGTTCTACGGCACCGCGAAGGTGCAGGAAGGCAGCGGGGCGCTGTCGGACAAGGACCAGGTCATACTGGGCGCCGACGCGGCGACTTACTACAAGGTGAGCCTGGGCGACACCCTGCCGCTGATGGGCACGAACTTCACCGTCGCCGGGATACTGGAGCGGAACGGGAATATTGTGACGAACGGCATGGTCATGATGCCGATGTCCTCGGCCCAGGAAGTGTTCAGCCGTCCGGCGGCCACGACGGTGCTCATATCGCCTGCGAACGGAGACTTCGATTCCCTGGGCAACGCCATAAAAGCGCAGTTCCCCGGCCTCGAGGTCATGGCGCCAGGCGACATGCAGAAGAGCCTCAACACCATGATGGGCACCACGAAGACGTTCATGGGCATGATCACGCTGGTCATGCTCCTGGTGGCGGGTATAGTCACGCTCATGGTCATGGTCATGTCCGTCTCCGAGAGGACCAAGGAGATCGGCATGATGCGGGCCATCGGGGCGAGAAGGTCGAGCGTCCTGCTCATGATCGTGGAAGAATCCATTGTCGTGTGCCTGGCGGGCAGCGTGCTGGGCATAGCCCTGTCTGTGCTGCTCATACGGATCATGTTCGGCGGTTTCCTGGCCTCCGCCGGGATAATCGCCGAAGCAGTGGTCTTCATGACCATCATAGGCGTGCTCGCGGCCATGTATCCCGCGTATCGCGCATCGAACGTGCAGCCCCTGGAGGCGCTTCGCTATGAGTGATGTGGTACTTGAAACGAGGGACGTGAAAAAGTTCTATAAGATGGGCAGCGTGACCGTGCAGGCTTTGAGGGGCGTGGACGTGAGCCTGAAGAGCGGAGAGTTCGTATCCATCATCGGCCCGTCCGGGTCCGGGAAGTCGACGCTGCTGAACCTGCTGGGGTGCCTGGACCGGCCCACGGAGGGCAGCGTGCTGCTCGACGGCACGGACGTGTCGAAGATGGGTGAGCGCCAGCTTACGGACATGCGGTGTAAAAAAATCGGATACGTGTTCCAGAAGTTCTACCTTCTGCCCTTCCTCACGGCGCTGGAGAACGTCGAGCTCCAGGCTCGCCTGGCTGGCGTGAAGGACAGCCGCCGCCGTGCAGAGGAGGCGCTGAGGCTCGTCGGCCTGGATGGCCGCATGGGCCACATGCCGAAGGAGATGTCGGGAGGCGAGCAGCAGCGGGTGGCCATCGCGAGGGCGCTGGTCAAGGCCCCTAAGCTGCTCCTGGCGGACGAGCCGACCGGCAACCTGGATACGGCCACGGGCAGCGAGGTCATGCGAACATTAAAAAAGCTCAATGAGCAGGGCCTCACCATCCTGATGGTCACCCATAACCCGGAGCTTGCGGCGCAGACAGACCGGATAATACGCGTGAAGGATGGCCTCATAGATGGAAGCCTCAACTGAGGCCCCTCCTCTTTTTTGAGCCCCGGGCGGCAAATCCTTATATTTTTATAAAATTACCTTATATAATTGGAATTAATATGATGGGAAATGTAGGGGATTATTTAACGGGAGCATGGCGCAACATGTGGTGGGACATGCTCCTTCGCGGGGCTATTGCCATCATTTTCGGGCTGATCGTCTTCTTCTGGCCCGGGCTATCCATCGCGACCTTCGTGTTACTGTTCGGGAGTTTTGTTTTTGTGGATGGTATCCTGCTGTTGTTGCAGGCGGTAACGGTCAAGGATGGCAGGTGGTGGGTACGGTTGCTGCAGGGCCTCTTATCGATAGCTGCGGCGGTCGCCGTTTTCATCTGGCCGGGCCTCACTGCGCTCATGTTTCTATACATCATCGCGTTCTACCTGATATTCGCGGGCATGCTGCAGATATTTGCCGCGATCGAGATGCGCAAGGCCATCAAGGGAGAGCTATTGCTGATCGCCGGCGGCATATTGTCCGTCATCATCGGCGCGCTCATGTTCGCCAGGCCTTTAACCGGGGCCCTCGCGCTGGCGCAGACCATCGGCATCTTTGCCATCGCTTACGGCATCCTGCTGGCGATACTGGCGCTGAAGCTGCGGGGCGCTGGCCATAAGGTCGCCGCGGCCACCTGACCCGGCGACGGTCGTCGCGTCCGTTTGCGCGACGACAAGTTAATATGGCG encodes:
- a CDS encoding PadR family transcriptional regulator, whose amino-acid sequence is MVDLELIILGALQGMPMHGYGLRQGLMASYGNRYFKLSNSSLYRALAKLESEGCIEGKKVPQENVPDRMMYNITEAGKKKLKKKAATPVKPSTTPGGYDFDFKTQAVHFGMLTKEERRRVTQPLYENSGEELKEALSKHEKFGQYLDRYQLAVLEQGIEELKHKHQFYGRLMEME
- a CDS encoding ABC transporter permease — protein: MLDIAIKNMWQRKTRTALTVVSIAVCIMLFITLSTATTYMGKSYDTLAESFSSQMYVRSPSTMSSASAEFPPLSSSVPMDKAYAIMNMSGLDKSKSTPLIIVALAPSLFQGGPPQVMAVGVPEGNEKAFYGTAKVQEGSGALSDKDQVILGADAATYYKVSLGDTLPLMGTNFTVAGILERNGNIVTNGMVMMPMSSAQEVFSRPAATTVLISPANGDFDSLGNAIKAQFPGLEVMAPGDMQKSLNTMMGTTKTFMGMITLVMLLVAGIVTLMVMVMSVSERTKEIGMMRAIGARRSSVLLMIVEESIVVCLAGSVLGIALSVLLIRIMFGGFLASAGIIAEAVVFMTIIGVLAAMYPAYRASNVQPLEALRYE
- a CDS encoding ABC transporter ATP-binding protein codes for the protein MSDVVLETRDVKKFYKMGSVTVQALRGVDVSLKSGEFVSIIGPSGSGKSTLLNLLGCLDRPTEGSVLLDGTDVSKMGERQLTDMRCKKIGYVFQKFYLLPFLTALENVELQARLAGVKDSRRRAEEALRLVGLDGRMGHMPKEMSGGEQQRVAIARALVKAPKLLLADEPTGNLDTATGSEVMRTLKKLNEQGLTILMVTHNPELAAQTDRIIRVKDGLIDGSLN
- a CDS encoding HdeD family acid-resistance protein; amino-acid sequence: MMGNVGDYLTGAWRNMWWDMLLRGAIAIIFGLIVFFWPGLSIATFVLLFGSFVFVDGILLLLQAVTVKDGRWWVRLLQGLLSIAAAVAVFIWPGLTALMFLYIIAFYLIFAGMLQIFAAIEMRKAIKGELLLIAGGILSVIIGALMFARPLTGALALAQTIGIFAIAYGILLAILALKLRGAGHKVAAAT